Proteins encoded in a region of the Flammeovirga yaeyamensis genome:
- a CDS encoding alpha/beta hydrolase: MFYFLVALLAYGESVLIRTNQGVSHLEEEKHNHSFDTTLLDSVTEENFSIPSDFGYNLSGSWLKVPENKFHLTMVMVHGVTHDRWRMMRYAQVYLRHGIDVVLYDHRKHGLSGGDEVSFGYFESKDLEKVIQWTKNKQQDHWIGAHGESLGAATVCMHSGINEETHSVNFYISDCAFSDTEDLLTLRAKEDMGLPDLGFVEATSLMARVRAGFFFSDSSPREKVAQSKVPFLFIHGISDTYIPKEMTEEMYAMKQHGEKFLWLVEGAEHAKSISVAPKQYETKVMEYIHTIISQINIHHHNN; this comes from the coding sequence ATGTTTTACTTTTTAGTGGCTTTATTGGCTTATGGAGAGTCGGTTTTAATCCGAACCAACCAAGGCGTAAGTCACCTAGAAGAAGAAAAACACAACCACTCTTTTGATACTACTTTATTGGACAGCGTTACTGAAGAAAACTTTAGTATACCTTCCGATTTTGGATACAATTTAAGTGGGTCTTGGTTGAAGGTTCCTGAAAACAAATTCCACCTTACAATGGTTATGGTGCATGGAGTAACACATGATCGTTGGAGAATGATGCGTTATGCTCAGGTCTACTTAAGACATGGTATTGATGTGGTTTTGTACGATCATAGAAAACATGGTTTAAGTGGGGGTGACGAAGTTTCTTTTGGTTATTTCGAAAGCAAGGACTTGGAAAAAGTGATTCAATGGACTAAAAACAAACAACAAGATCATTGGATTGGTGCTCATGGGGAGTCATTAGGAGCCGCTACAGTTTGTATGCATTCTGGTATTAATGAAGAAACGCATTCTGTAAATTTCTACATCTCGGATTGTGCTTTTTCTGATACTGAAGATTTATTGACTTTAAGAGCCAAAGAAGATATGGGGTTACCAGATCTAGGATTTGTAGAAGCGACTAGTCTTATGGCAAGGGTACGTGCCGGTTTCTTTTTTAGTGATAGTTCTCCCCGAGAAAAAGTGGCCCAATCTAAGGTTCCATTCTTATTTATCCATGGGATATCAGACACTTATATTCCTAAGGAAATGACTGAGGAGATGTATGCCATGAAACAACATGGAGAGAAATTTTTATGGTTAGTTGAAGGGGCAGAACATGCCAAATCCATATCAGTTGCACCTAAACAATACGAAACAAAAGTGATGGAATATATACATACCATCATTTCACAAATTAATATTCACCATCATAATAATTAA
- a CDS encoding acyl-CoA thioesterase has product MEYRTSTTNIKVRSYHIDSYQHVNNMRYMEFLEEARWTHFEGNKTLETVAKSGVGFVIANYNIDYLYPASMDQTLEIKTSLAKMGKKSVVFKQEIFIKENQKQALSATVTLVSFDIKTQLPAEITEEMRAEIIK; this is encoded by the coding sequence GTGGAATACAGAACTAGTACAACAAACATCAAAGTAAGAAGTTATCATATTGATAGTTACCAACATGTCAACAACATGAGGTACATGGAATTTCTTGAAGAAGCAAGATGGACACACTTTGAAGGGAATAAAACTCTTGAAACAGTCGCTAAAAGTGGTGTTGGGTTTGTTATTGCAAACTATAATATCGATTATTTGTATCCAGCAAGTATGGATCAAACACTTGAAATTAAAACGTCTCTAGCCAAAATGGGAAAAAAGAGTGTCGTATTTAAACAAGAAATTTTTATTAAAGAAAATCAAAAACAAGCCTTATCTGCTACTGTAACTTTAGTATCTTTTGATATCAAAACACAATTACCTGCTGAAATTACAGAAGAGATGAGAGCTGAAATCATAAAATAA
- a CDS encoding alpha/beta hydrolase, with amino-acid sequence MSISIQHRLLKLGLNLTAIAFPSENINLTLLRESTELVSLFALLPWGVKAKKLTLDGITAEVISPVKEHVEKKALLYLHGGGYAIGSSQTHRSLVGKIVDETKVTAVLVNYRKIPEFPCPAAIEDALKGYQYLLDLGYHPDQIAVAGDSAGGGLVCSFFFMLNELKKDLPKCGICLSPWMDLEHTGSSTVDNKYSDPFVKVNEMQNWAQVYAGNKPLKDPMVSPLNGNFSNFPPMLIQTSSNEVLYSDSTRLRDKLMEAKREVTYQEWDGLIHWWQLFWRFIPESEDAINKVCDFLNSKLKVS; translated from the coding sequence ATGAGTATTTCGATTCAACATAGACTTTTAAAACTAGGCTTAAACCTAACGGCAATAGCTTTTCCATCGGAGAACATCAACCTCACTTTGTTAAGGGAGTCTACCGAACTAGTGTCTTTATTTGCACTACTTCCTTGGGGAGTTAAAGCTAAGAAATTGACCTTAGATGGTATCACAGCAGAGGTTATTTCGCCTGTAAAAGAACATGTTGAAAAGAAAGCTTTATTGTATTTACATGGAGGAGGTTACGCCATTGGTTCTTCTCAAACTCATCGTTCTTTAGTGGGAAAGATTGTAGATGAAACCAAAGTGACCGCCGTATTGGTGAATTACAGAAAAATTCCAGAATTTCCTTGCCCAGCAGCCATAGAAGATGCACTTAAAGGGTATCAATATCTATTAGATTTAGGATATCATCCTGATCAAATAGCAGTGGCCGGAGATTCTGCCGGTGGAGGCCTGGTCTGTTCTTTCTTTTTTATGTTGAATGAATTGAAGAAAGACTTACCAAAATGTGGCATCTGTTTGTCACCTTGGATGGATTTAGAACATACTGGTTCCTCTACAGTAGATAATAAGTATTCTGATCCTTTTGTAAAAGTGAATGAAATGCAGAATTGGGCACAAGTATATGCTGGGAACAAACCCCTTAAAGACCCAATGGTTTCTCCGCTTAATGGTAATTTCTCCAACTTCCCTCCCATGTTGATTCAAACATCTAGCAACGAAGTATTGTACAGCGACAGTACACGTTTAAGAGACAAATTGATGGAAGCAAAAAGAGAAGTGACTTACCAAGAATGGGACGGTTTAATTCATTGGTGGCAACTGTTTTGGCGATTTATTCCAGAATCTGAAGATGCCATCAATAAAGTCTGTGATTTTCTGAACTCTAAACTAAAAGTTTCGTAA
- a CDS encoding phasin family protein, with protein MEELLKKIVYTGVGITAFTVEKINEIVDKLVAEEKITSEEGKKIVDELVANTEAKKEEFEGQVKSLVEKFTSSMDFDFDKITSMFKGNDSEEVEILKARIEALEAQQAANAKESTSSESSEA; from the coding sequence ATGGAAGAGTTACTAAAAAAAATCGTTTACACTGGAGTGGGTATCACAGCATTTACAGTGGAGAAAATTAACGAGATAGTAGACAAACTTGTAGCTGAAGAAAAAATCACTTCTGAAGAAGGTAAAAAGATCGTAGATGAGCTTGTAGCCAACACTGAAGCGAAGAAAGAGGAGTTTGAAGGACAGGTGAAGTCTCTAGTAGAAAAATTTACATCGTCTATGGATTTTGATTTTGATAAAATCACTTCAATGTTCAAAGGCAATGATTCTGAAGAAGTAGAAATTCTAAAAGCTCGTATTGAAGCTTTAGAAGCACAACAAGCAGCAAATGCTAAAGAATCTACATCTTCAGAGTCATCGGAAGCGTAA